Within the Glycine soja cultivar W05 chromosome 3, ASM419377v2, whole genome shotgun sequence genome, the region CAGTCTCCCTTTTCTCCTTTTTGCTCTTCAGTCTCCCTTTTCTCCTTTTTGCTGgactaaaaaatcatgttatcCACCCTTCTAATTGACGTCTCTTGTGGTCTCTTTTGTACATGTCCAAATTACCTTAAGTGGTTTCCCGTTTTTTCTCAATAGGTGCTACATCAATCTTTTCTCGCATATCGTGAATGAACCCCCAAAAAATCAACCCCAAAGAACCCCTTATTCTTGAAAGGACATTGCAGGAAGAATTACCTTTACCACGAGCGTTTGGAAAAAAGCTGCAATGTGTTCTCACTTAAACAACCAAGAATTCCATGGCTAGGTGAGTACCTAAGATCACGACCCTGAGCTTGCATTTTCAATTGCTGAAGAACACTAAAAGATGGCAACGCATGCAAGACCAAATCACGTGTATCTTCATTCAAAGACGCAAACAATCTGCTCTGATCCTCTATGTCCATAATTACACATTTTGGTAGTAGAAATTTACTTACGCTGGCATACGAGGAACCCACCTTTTGGAAATGATGACTGCCCATTCTATTGAACAAGACATGAGTGCCCTGTACTCCGTGTTGCGTCCTAGGAGGAGTTGGCGATGGTTGAGAGTGACGCAGATCCATGGACATGTCATATTTCGGTCGGTATGAAGCAACAATGTCATCACTGCTAGGGCAATAGGCAAGGGATATGCAAACTCCTTGATTATCAGTTTCAGGAACCATAAGCGGCCTTCATGTTAAAAAACTGAAACATTAGGAGAGCGAATTACAGCAATAAAAAACAGAGCATGACAACATTTCTAAGTGATTGCTTGCAAAATCACCAGTCCTTATGGAACCAAGTTGAAATTATGCAGAAGCAAATAGGAACAATCCATCATATACCGTCTTAAATGCAGGGAAATGTTCCAAGTCCATCTGGAGTTAAGACATAATTtaattcactttttattttaaggaaaaataaatcatttggtCCTTATAGTTGCATAAACTTTACCTTTTAATCCTCACACTTTAAAATCATCCCTTTTAATCCCTATACAAGCACTTTCGAGTCCCTTTTGGTCCCTGTCATTACAAAATGACAAGGACGAATAGGTAAAGATTGTGTAACAAGGACCAGAGTTACCTAAAAATGCTTTGTACAGGGGCTAGAAGGGATGGTTTTTAAGTACAAGGCAATGATAATGAacatatgtaaagaaaatatccATAAAATATAAGCAGCCTACCGCTCTTCAGAATCAAGGTTCCACTGACAAAGGCCAACAGCAGATGCAGATAGGATGGTTTTAACACCAGAAGACAAACTTGAAGTTTGTGCAAGAGCATGTACAGTATGCACAGGGTTGCTAGTCAAACCAACAAGGGATTTCATGGGTCCTGCAGTTTGGCGCATATCAAACACCAAGACAGAACCATTCTGCAGGGAAGTTATATGAAGATTAGCATTTGAAGTTCCCAcatcaaataaatacaaaaccaAAGTGCTGACCTGTAGTCCAGCATATATGTAATGTGAATTGTTGAGATCCCATGAACAAGACCATGCAGGAACCTGGAATACAATTCTAGTAAAGGTGAAACCACCCAAAGAGGGACTAGTAAACTCAGCTTGTGACAGATCACAATCTTTGAGCAATAAATTAGTAGAACAAGGGGAAAGGGGGcatgaaaaaaaactattttaaaaatttatttctaattttctaCATGTAGTTTGGAGGATTTTCTCTTATGTCATTTGAGGTTTTGGAATCAGGGGAACTAATGGCGATTGATGGCCTTGCCCTCCTGCCGTATGCTATTTGCAGTTAGTTCATGCCTAAGGTTGGAGAAAAAAACTAGACTTTCTGGATATCTACTTACAACACTGCATCCTTTATGGAAATCGGtggtttttttatcttcttcatgGTGTTTAGTTAATGGTTACTTTAAAAGGCCATCTCTGGAGACTGAAAACCTTTACAGAGATGACTTGCTGTCTTTTTGGCTGGTCCTTATGAATTTATATTACTCAACTCAAGGAggataaaaagttaaatatacaAGCAATACCAATCTTAAAACCACAAAACATAGCAAACTATTTCCAACAGCTTTATTACTACTAAATTACcaaatcaaaatattgaatCAAACTTCACCTGTAggtcataattgacaacaagGTTGCCGCTGTCCAAGCTGTAACAAAAGGAAATACATCAATGACCAAATTTTTACTACGTCAGACAAGATGAATTAGTACTTAATGCAACCATACCTGAGCACTGATAATTTCTTTCCTAGAGAAGCAAAGAGGGCCAGGCTACTACTACTATGAGAAGCAGAAATGTGTAGGTCTTTAACACCATTTGTGCCAGAAGGCAGTAAGATGTCTTGCATCTCAAATGGAGACATCAAGCTCATCTACAAAGCCGAGTTCCCATAAAGGTTAAATTGAAATCCTTCATTGTATAAGAGTTAAGATATACTAAAGCcacatacatatacacataaatACTTCAAATTGAAGAATCTTACTTTAGTTAACAAGTGCATTCCACCTATTGCCTTTCGCTTTTGtgcaattaataaaatttgatttgaaatgtcCATATCAAAAACACGAGCACCATCCAGATCAAATGTTTTCTAAAACAGGTAaacaactaattaaataaaattaagtcaTCAGCAGTCAGCACAAATAGACaacatcatataattttttttaacaaaataagctTATTATAAAAGAGGATATGTGACTGAAAAAACCTAGGGTATATTACACTTTACCACTTTATAGTTCCACATACTCCCCCAACTTACCTAtctaaacttatttttaaatcacTAAACCTCCCTGAAGTTTGGTTTAAAGTGaatagttaaattaataaaGTCCATTTACTTTGCTTAAATTAATCATGGTTTCAGGTTTGATAGCCACAATTTTGACCATGCATATAGTATATTTTCACTTAAACACAAACTTTGAGGGGTTAACGATATAAAAAGAAAGTTTAGAAGGTAAATTGAGAAATGGTGATACTAAAAGACAATAAAGTGTAATTTTCCCAAAAATCTGTCCGGCAGATGCAATATGTGATGCTGTTAAGTAGGAGAGGGAGGGGGagaaagtgagagagagagaatgacaTACCTGcaattcaaaattgaacatcaaTTGCCTGTTCTGCATATCTAGTAGCATCTCCAAATAAGTGTTTCTCTACAAGAACAAACgtacaaataataattatttaaaaccacacacacaaagatagaaaagcataaaaaaggcTCATATGATTTGCACCAAATCTTTATGCAGATTCTGCCTTTATGCGCCTCAAGTAAATACCTCAATTGTTAACATCTAgtcaaggttatcaaactcgagaaTCTACTTAAACTCGCGGGGGCTCCGTAAACTCGACTCATAGACTTGTAAGAgtctattttatataaaaaaatgataaaataactataaataacataccaaTTCAACATTTCAACACcataataaagcaaaatagtaAACCACAAATTCCACAATACTAAAATAACTAAGTCTAGTAGTATATCACTACTGAATAAGTTCAAACTAcaccaaataaaacataaataataagttcacacaattacaaaaaataagttattaaaatgataacattaaataactaaaaaaggaCAATGTCACTTAGATAatctataaaatcaataaaatgcAGTACATTACATGAAAGTTTTGGGttaaatttctaaattaaacaCAACCTTAAACTCACTAGTCAACCAAGTTTGGTCCAAGTCTACCAAAAAGCGAGTTTGTTAACGAGTTAATCGGAAGCCAGAAGGTACATGTGAACTGTAAACAtaactcgagagtttgataacccATGCATCAAGTTGTTAGAAACTAGGGCTTTGTTCAAGGTGGTTTTTCATTTAGTTTTtggaatttttaaaaactaaaaccagttttagttttgagtttcaatatatttttttattttagtttttaaaagttgttGCAAATTGAAGATGGATAGAATGAGTCAACCGATTTATCTCGTATCACTCTACAATGAAATAATGGTGGTGgcaacaaagatgatgatggtagtggtggtggaatggtgatgatggtgagagtgtgattttaaaactaaaaaccaaattcacaaatcttcttttcttgattttgaaaatgaatgtaaaattgttttgaaattgagttaaaaaccattttaactGCATTTTTGCCAAACagaatttgttttgaaaattgcaTTTGTAAACGAAAAACCAAAAACTCACAACCACCCCGAATGCGGTAAGAAAACCGATTGTTTCAAAGTAGCAAAGTAGTTGATGTTAAATTCCTGGATCTAAAGAAGGTAAATATGCAAACAATGGAAAGAGTGTTATTCTAAATGATCTAACAAGGCAGGGCTTGCGGGAAAAGGATGCAACAAAGTTGGCAAACATAACACACCTCTGTCATCTATTTCctataaagtaaaatattatcAGGTACGAAAAAGTGGCTCAAACAGGAAAAGGGTTCTAATATTGGAAAACCACAGATTTACCATTAAATGGTTTGTATCAtgtatactgtatagtattgcATATGGGATACCTCAGTAAGCTTCTGAACTTGAAGATTCAATGCAGCTTCCTTCTTCTGCCATCCGGCTTCTTTCTTGTGGCAATCACTTCCCTGATAACAGAACCAATATAATGTTCTTaaccaaaaataacataaatacagCCATCAAATCCCACACAAAGCCacgaagaaaatatattaaatggtTTGTATCAtgtatactgtatagtattgcATAAGGGATACCTCTGTAAGCTTCTGAACTTGAAAACTCAATGCAGCTTCCCTTTTCTGCCATCCAGTTTCCTTCTTGTGCCAATTACTTACCTAATAACAACCGATATAATGTTCTTAACTAAGAATAACATAAATACAGCCTCATATTCCAGGAAAATCAAAGTCCACACCAAGCCACGAAGAAAGTATAGCATGTACCTATGGCAAAAGGGGGGAGAGGGGGAAACTTTTTTTTAGACTAAGAATTAAATGCACCAAGCAACCAAAGAAAAATCTTCACTAGCATCCTACCTTGCTTTCAAGGGCAGCACATTTGGCCTCAAGTGACCGAATTCTCTGTCAACAGAAAGAGTAATCAGGCAAACAATTTTGTTGAAAGTTTCCTATTgagttttcatattttatagaaTGCGCATAAAATTCACCCAACCTTCTGATTTTCTTCCTCGACGGCCACTACTTGAGAGGCATAGAGTTTCCTCACATCCTTCAACGAGCATTTCACTTTACATTGAGGACACTAGgacaaataaacacaaaaaagataaaatgtcaatgTACAATTTTTGGCTACACAAACATCAGAAACTAcctctcaagtctcaaccaACCACAGTCTACGGTTACCTTATTGGAATTTCTGCGGTGTTGAAGCCATTTTTTGATGCAAGACATGCCATATATGTGTCCACAAGGGAGACAGCTGAACTCATCAACCcccaaaaattcaaatatatcacAACATTGTtcacatatattatatatacaactagacaacaattttaaaataaactaacaaactaactaactaatatAAGGTGTCCGAttaaaaaacaagagagaatgTAAATTAGGGTTAAGTAAAAGGGGTTTGGGATTGCACCAGATGTGATGCTCGCCGTTATTGGTCCAAGCGTCCATACAAATAGGGCAAAGGAGACCGTCAACGTCAGGGCTGGCCCACTCGTTCTCTTGGCTCAGGCTCCCATTCGCGAAGGAACAAGAAGCCTCGCCTCCTTCGGTTCTACGGCGCTTGTTCTGCGATTCGATGAGGGTAACGACTTCGCTGTTGGATGTACTGACACGGGGAGCGTCGTGCGAAACCCTAGGAGGCGCCCCGGCGGGAACATACTCTTCGtcttcgtcgtcgtcgtcgtcttcttcttcatcgtcggtttcgtcgtcgtcgtcgtgGGATAATCCAAAGTCTGCGGGAATTTCAATGAGATTTGCTTCTGCGTTTTCGTCGTAGTCGTGGGGTAATTCAAAGTCTGCGGGGTTTAGAAATAGTGTTGAATCCATTACGAGAGGGGAGAGCCCAAACCTATAAGGGCCACCGAGGGGAAAAAACTAAACGGAGGTGAATTTCAATCGTTTAATTGGTGCGAAAGAACTCAAGGAAAGGATCAAAGTGAAATAACTTAACATTGTTCGTGCACATTACAAAATATTATCCTTCATTCTCTCACTATAGGATGCTCTCGGATGTGGTTTTGGTTTAGTTTTTAGACAAAATTCAtctaaatcaaatataaattaaatattaatgattaaatttgattcaattttaatatatcatcaaatccaaatcaaatcaattttcagCCATTTGATTTGGTTCATCATgcggtttttcatttttcttaatctATTATTAAACTTACATGATTATTGCTatactataatatttttctattaaattaaTGTAGAGATATCATACCAaaggttttttttagaaaaagcgTTTCAAAACAGTAAAAGGCATCTATTCCTTTTCCTATGTGAACCAACCAAAAAACACAGAGGAACGCAGAAGCAGGGTTCAGTTGATTTTTCTCATTCATTTCATCCTTGAAAATAGAGGAATAGTCGTTTGCCTCTTGAAATCGTTACAATAAAATCAACTTacaaatattacaattaatataatCAACTTGCAATCGTTACTACTACAAAGaagcaaactttttttttacatcggCATTAGGAAGGAAAAGGGTCATGCAGTGGAACCagtttggcaaaaaaaaaaggtgttttTTGTTAGAGGAGAccactttctttttaatttgctAACATTTATAACCACCATCTGCTAAAAGCCTTATCGATCTTCTCCAAGTGTGCCACTACTCGATGAAGGAGTTTGAGACTCTGAGTCTGCCACGACACACTAAGACAGAAGTTTGCAAGTAAATCTGCAATGTGGGCAACTCGTCCTTCCTCTTGCGTCACACCCATCGAGACCTCACCAATCTGCGTTTGATTAACACGTTGTTGATAGTCCTCCTATTCAATCTCAAAAAACAGAAAATCAGTAAGGAACTAATTTCATCTAACAACCAAGTTGTATCCGAGTCTCTCAACCTTGTAAAACAAGGCAATTAATGTTTAGTCTTAAAATATAAACCGTTTAAAAATACTCAAGTACTTAACTAAACTAAACAtgtgagaaaataaataagcatGCTCTTAAAATTCTCCTTCCAACATGtccttgaattaaaaaaatattaaattatattttaattgactCAAGATTGTTTCAAAACATTACTCTAAATCAATATCTGAATTTGATAGAGTCCCCTTATCCTCAACAGTCAACAACTTCGCTTTAAGATTTATTTGTAAGCTTTTCAACTTGTATGATAAGAGCATGCTTCAAATTTTAACTATAACTTTATTGTTAATTGAGATTAAATTGTTTTTGACCTAACGAACACATCTATATTAACCTAACTAATTTAATGCCCCAATTCGGTATTAAAAGaatgtttaaatataaattattattcaacAAGATAATACCATAAATAAAACTTTTGGAGAACTACAACAATTGTTTAATACTCAGTTACTGAGCCATGATTGAATTAATTGTTTACATTGTTATGATCTGCCCTTGGGTTTACTATGTAACTAATCGGTATCAATCGTACATATTATGTAACCTCTGCAAACTTTTATTTACCGAAGAGAGGGTGACATACCTGCAATTCAAAATTGCTATTTATCGATGCAGATTCCCTGTTCTGCATATCTAGTAGCAGCTGCTCCAAATAAGTGTTTCTCTACAAGACCAAACTTACAagctataattattttaaaaccatgCATACAAAGATCCAAAAGGATAAAAAAGGCATATATGATCTGCACTTAATCTTTACAGGGATTCATTCAGCTTAAATTTCTGTCTCCTATGCTCCTCAAGCAAATTCCTCAATTTTTGAAATCCAATTAGTAGAAACTAAGAAACATGGTTTCAAAGTAACAAAAaagtttatgttaaattttgggtTCTAAAAGAGGTAAACAGGTAAATACCAATGGAAAGGGGTGTTATTCCTAATTATCTAACAAAGCAGGGGCTACGGACTATGGATAAAGGATGCAACAGTGTTGGCATACACGACACGACTCTGTCATCTGTTTCTTATTAAATTATCAGGTACCACAATTGGCTCTAAAAGGAAACaggttctaaattttgaaaaccaCAGATTTACCAACAAATGGTTTGCAATTGTATCGTCTATAGTAAACAGTAATGCACAAGAGAGATACCTCTGTAAGTTTCTGAACTTGAAGATGGAAGGCAGCTTCTTTCTTGTGCCAACCAAAGCCCTAAGAACACATTTGATATAATGTTCTTAACCAAGAATAATAGCAGTATAGCCTCATATTCCAGGATAATCAAAACCAGGAAGAAAAGACAGTATCTACATATGACAGAGTTAGTCTCAACGGCATCCTACCACAGTTTCAAGGGCGGTACATTTGGCCTCAATTGACCCAATTCTCTGCCAACagcaaaaaaaagtataaactaATCACTAATCAGGCAATCAAACTACTTTCTTAAAATGTTTCTTtcgatatataaaataaaatgcacaTAAAATTGACCCAAACTTATGAGATTCTTCATCGATGGCAACTCCTGGAGAGGCATAGAGTTTCCTCACATCCTTCAACAAACATTTCATTTTGCATAGAGTTTCCTCACATCCTTCAACAAACATTTCATTTTACATTGAGGACAATAGGacaattaaacacaaaaaagattataaaaaaaaaagagtcaatGTACAATTTTTGGGTACACAAATATCAGAAAGCAcctctcaagtctcaaccaACCACAGTCTACAGCTACCTTATGGGAACTTCTGCGGTGTTGAAGCCATTTTTTGATGCAAGGCATGCCATATATGTGTCCACAAGGAAGACAACTGAAGTACTCATTCACTaccaaaaattcaaatatatcacAAGATTGTtcacatatattatataaacaACTAAACATTACAGTAAACACATCCAATACACGATGTAAATTAGGGTAAGGGGTTAGCGGCTTAGCGGTTTCACCAGATGTGATGTGCTCCAAAGGTCCAAACAAAGTTCTGCCACGCGTGATCGTGGCGGTGTCTCTGTTCCGGTTAGTGGCATCAAAGTCATGAGTCATGACTACCAAGCAGGATACTAGAAATTTTAAAGGTATAATCTTTTTCCCATTTCCTAATCCTATTGCAAATGAAGCAAATCTTTATTTCCTTAAAATTTGTATTCCATGTTTCGTAGACATTCTTTTTTCGTTTTTAATAATGCAGGATGAAATCATTGGCTTGTGAGATAAAGTTCCACATCaaggaaaaaaattgagtaTCATATAAAGAGACTCATAAAACTGAATTTTAaggttttgaattaaaatatggtgttaaattttttttttttagaaaaaaatgtaaattatattaaactcaaaatgatacaacaataaacggGATATCAAAATGCTAAAATAAATGCAACAGATGCGCTTATCTATcgataagaaacttaatcttgtgTCAAATTTCTTTATCTCGTGGTTTATGATGATATTTTTAACCACCATTTCAATTCTAACATTTTACTTTTTACATcaaataacttaatttatttgctttcatttacttttattgcacatCTTCTTCtcacctttttcatttttatattactttttttctttaaacaactttttttcttgatacgtattcataatttatttgtacttgcaattatatattttaaattaaattaaaaataaaaaatttaacacataaacccgtaacaaataatttattagaagGATAAAAGGTCTCgaagagaaaaattattctcttccttaaatataaatatagtacTTATGagattatgtttattaataaaaagCATCACAAAATTTACTGTTAACACTTACAATAAGTGTAAAAAGAGAATGAGATGAAACTTagttatcaataataaaaagacTTTTCTAATACATtgtaaagagaaagaagattTTTGGGGT harbors:
- the LOC114407111 gene encoding E3 ubiquitin-protein ligase RFWD3-like isoform X2, with product MDSTLFLNPADFELPHDYDENAEANLIEIPADFGLSHDDDDETDDEEEDDDDDEDEEYVPAGAPPRVSHDAPRVSTSNSEVVTLIESQNKRRRTEGGEASCSFANGSLSQENEWASPDVDGLLCPICMDAWTNNGEHHICCLPCGHIYGMSCIKKWLQHRRNSNKCPQCKVKCSLKDVRKLYASQVVAVEEENQKRIRSLEAKCAALESKVSNWHKKETGWQKREAALSFQVQKLTEGSDCHKKEAGWQKKEAALNLQVQKLTERNTYLEMLLDMQNRQLMFNFELQMSLMSPFEMQDILLPSGTNGVKDLHISASHSSSSLALFASLGKKLSVLSLDSGNLVVNYDLQVPAWSCSWDLNNSHYIYAGLQNGSVLVFDMRQTAGPMKSLVGLTSNPVHTVHALAQTSSLSSGVKTILSASAVGLCQWNLDSEERPLMVPETDNQGVCISLAYCPSSDDIVASYRPKYDMSMDLRHSQPSPTPPRTQHGVQGTHVLFNRMGSHHFQKVGSSYASVSKFLLPKCVIMDIEDQSRLFASLNEDTRDLVLHALPSFSVLQQLKMQAQGRDLRYSPSHGILGCLSENTLQLFSKRSW
- the LOC114407111 gene encoding E3 ubiquitin-protein ligase RFWD3-like isoform X1, encoding MDSTLFLNPADFELPHDYDENAEANLIEIPADFGLSHDDDDETDDEEEDDDDDEDEEYVPAGAPPRVSHDAPRVSTSNSEVVTLIESQNKRRRTEGGEASCSFANGSLSQENEWASPDVDGLLCPICMDAWTNNGEHHICCLPCGHIYGMSCIKKWLQHRRNSNKCPQCKVKCSLKDVRKLYASQVVAVEEENQKRIRSLEAKCAALESKVSNWHKKETGWQKREAALSFQVQKLTEGSDCHKKEAGWQKKEAALNLQVQKLTERNTYLEMLLDMQNRQLMFNFELQKTFDLDGARVFDMDISNQILLIAQKRKAIGGMHLLTKMSLMSPFEMQDILLPSGTNGVKDLHISASHSSSSLALFASLGKKLSVLSLDSGNLVVNYDLQVPAWSCSWDLNNSHYIYAGLQNGSVLVFDMRQTAGPMKSLVGLTSNPVHTVHALAQTSSLSSGVKTILSASAVGLCQWNLDSEERPLMVPETDNQGVCISLAYCPSSDDIVASYRPKYDMSMDLRHSQPSPTPPRTQHGVQGTHVLFNRMGSHHFQKVGSSYASVSKFLLPKCVIMDIEDQSRLFASLNEDTRDLVLHALPSFSVLQQLKMQAQGRDLRYSPSHGILGCLSENTLQLFSKRSW
- the LOC114407112 gene encoding uncharacterized protein LOC114407112, with protein sequence MTHDFDATNRNRDTATITRGRTLFGPLEHITSGETAKPLTPYPNLHRVLDVFTVMFSCLYNICEQSCDIFEFLVVNEYFSCLPCGHIYGMPCIKKWLQHRRSSHKRIGSIEAKCTALETVGFGWHKKEAAFHLQVQKLTERNTYLEQLLLDMQNRESASINSNFELQEDYQQRVNQTQIGEVSMGVTQEEGRVAHIADLLANFCLSVSWQTQSLKLLHRVVAHLEKIDKAFSRWWL